CGCGCATCCATCGAGATGACCAGGTTCGTGCAGCCCAGCGTCTTGTAGAACGCCGTGGTGGCTTCGAAGCGCGCATCGGCCAGCGCGTCGAAGTGCATGTGCGCGCCGGCGCACTGCAGCCTGTTTTTGTCCAGGAAGGCTTTCAGGCCGGCTGGGTTGTCCTTGTACGGCCCGAACTCGCCGGCGAATTCCACGCCCTGGAAACCGAGCTTGCCGATTTTCGCCAGCGTGCCTTCGAAGTCCTGCTTGATCTCGTCCTTCACGGACCACAGCTGCACGCCGAGGCGGGGCTGCGCGGCCTGCACGGTCATGGCCGCGCCGATCGTTGCGAGGAGGGCGGTCAGATGCGATAGGTTCATGTTGTCTCCGGTTTTATGGTTGGGTCAGATCCTGCCGGCCTTCAGCTCGTCCACCGCGTGGGCGCAAGCGCGGGCGGTCAGCGCCATGAACGTCAGCGACGGGTTTTGCCATGCGCAGGAGGCCATCGAGGCGCCGTCCGTCACGTACAGGTTCGGCACGTCGTGCGCCTGGTTGAAGCCGTTCAGCACCGACGTCTTCGGGTCGCGCCCCATCCGCGCGGTGCCCATCTCGTGGATCGACAGGCCGGGCGGCCAGTCTTCCAGCGACTTGACGTGCTTCCGGATATCCTTCAGCCCCAGGTCTTCGAGGATGTTGGCGGCGGTGTCGGCGATATCCTGCTGCATCTTGCGGTCGTTGTCGGAATAGTTGCAGTCGATGTGCAGTTGCGGCATGCCCCACTTGTCCTTCTTCGTCGGGTGCAGGCTGACCATGTTCTCGTAGCGGGGCAGCATTTCGCCTGAGCCGCCCAGGCCGAAGCGCCAGTCGCCGGGTTTCCTGATCATGGCCTTGAAGTCCTTGCCGAAGCCCGGCTTGCCGGCCGCTGACGTCCAGCCATCGCGCCCGGCACCGCCCGACAGCGAATAGCCGCGCAGGAACGCCGGGTGCTGTTCCAGCACGTTGCGGAAGCGTGGAATATACGGGCCGGTGGGGCGGCGGCCCTGGTAGTAATCGTTGTCGAAGCCTTCCACGCGGCCATGGGCGCCCGCACCGTACAGGTGGTCCATCAGGTAGTGTCCCAGCACGCCGGACGAATTGGCCAGCCCGGTGGGGAAGGCTTCGGAAGTGGAATTGAGCAGGATCGCCGTGGAGGCCAGCGTCGATGCGCACAGCACCACCACCTTCGCATGGAATTCGCGCATCTCCAGCGTGTTGGCGTCGATCACGCGCACGCCGGTGGCGCGGTTCGTCTTCGGGTCGTAGATCACGCTGTGCACGATGCTGTCGGTGGCGATGCGCAGCCGCCCCGTGGCGACCGCCGCCGGCAACGTCGAGCTCTGGGTGGAAAAATAGGCGCCGAACGAGCAGCCGCGGTGGCACTGGCTGCGTGCCTGGCACTGGCCGCGGCCCTGCGCCAGCTGGGTTTCGCCGGGCGTGCGCAGGTTGGCGGTGCGGCCCATGATCATGCGGGCCGGCGCATACCGCGCATCGAACTTCTTCTTCAGCGCCAGTTCCACCGTGTTGAAGTCGAAGGCGGGCAGGAACTCGCTGTCCGGCAGCACGGCCATGTTTTCCTTGCTGCCGCTGATGCCCACGTGGCGCTCCACGTGGCTGTACCAGGGCGCCAGGTCGGCATAGCGGATCGGCCAGTCCACGCCGTGGCCGTCCTTCAGGTTCGCCTCGAAATCGAGGTCGCTCCAGCGGTACGA
Above is a window of Pseudoduganella dura DNA encoding:
- a CDS encoding GMC oxidoreductase — its product is MEPVSSFYIKSSPERFDAIVVGSGITGGWAAKEFTERGLSTLMVERGRPVEHGVDYIGENRDPWTMPNRGKVDAKVAEEQFFNQRLCYAFDEHTQQFFNNDRDMPYSTPEGKPFSWIRGNQLGGKSLMWARQSYRWSDLDFEANLKDGHGVDWPIRYADLAPWYSHVERHVGISGSKENMAVLPDSEFLPAFDFNTVELALKKKFDARYAPARMIMGRTANLRTPGETQLAQGRGQCQARSQCHRGCSFGAYFSTQSSTLPAAVATGRLRIATDSIVHSVIYDPKTNRATGVRVIDANTLEMREFHAKVVVLCASTLASTAILLNSTSEAFPTGLANSSGVLGHYLMDHLYGAGAHGRVEGFDNDYYQGRRPTGPYIPRFRNVLEQHPAFLRGYSLSGGAGRDGWTSAAGKPGFGKDFKAMIRKPGDWRFGLGGSGEMLPRYENMVSLHPTKKDKWGMPQLHIDCNYSDNDRKMQQDIADTAANILEDLGLKDIRKHVKSLEDWPPGLSIHEMGTARMGRDPKTSVLNGFNQAHDVPNLYVTDGASMASCAWQNPSLTFMALTARACAHAVDELKAGRI